Genomic segment of Prochlorothrix hollandica PCC 9006 = CALU 1027:
CCGCAAAACTCCAGGGATCTGCGGCCTGGGTGAGCAAGGCGGGGAGGGGGGTTCCCTGGGCGATCGCCCCCGTCATCAGGGCCAATAAGGGCACTAGATCACGACCACAGCCGTGAAATCCCACAATTTTGCCCCGCCGGTTAAGAATCACCTTGGCCATCTGGGGCAGGCCCGTTAGGGGATCCTGGCAGTGGGCCATGAGGCTGGTCATGGGTCCCAGGGATCTGTAGCGCTGGCTTTGGGGTTCCGTCAGGCCCACCCGCACCAGGGGCAGGGGCAGGGGCAAGGTATAGGGAAGATGGGCATAATCCATGGGGCGATGGCTTTGGTTCAGGGCATGATCGAGGGCGATCGCCCCTTCCTGCACCGCCAACAGGGGCAAATCATAGCCCCCCAACCGGGCACCACAGGCGTAAATCTGGGGGTGGGGCGTTTGTAAATAGCCGTTGACGGGAATGGGGCTGTGACTCCCCCGTTGGATCCAAGGCTGGAGGCGATCGGGGGTTCGATCGCCCTGACCATAGATATCGGGACTCACCACGGTAGCACTGGCCACGGTAGCACTCGCCACGGTAGCACTCGCCACGGTAGCACTCGCCCCAGTAGCACTCGCCACGGCAGACCCATCTAGCCACAGCGCTTGGGCAATGGGGGATTGCTGTTGCCCCACCACCCTCACCCCCTGGGGATGGCTCTCCACCCGTAGGGCTGGGTTGCCTGTTATGACCCTGATCCCTTGGGCCTCCCAGTGGTGTTGGTAATGGGCACTAATGTCGGGATCTTCCTGGGGGAGAAGATGGGTCGTGGCCACCGTCAGAGTCACCTGACAACCCCAGCCCTGAAGGCAGGCAGCCCAGGCCAACGTTTGGGGAGAAGATCCCACCATAATCCAAGACTGGGGCAAGTCAGGGGGGGGATCCTGGAGCAGCCCCTGGGCTGTAAAGGGGGAAACGGTCTCCAAGCCAGGGAGGGCTGGAATCTGGGGGATTGAACCCAGGGCCAAGAGATAGCGCCGCGATCGCAGCAGCCGTTGTCCCACCCTCAACCCTAAGGGGGAATTGCCGTGAAATTCCAGGGTCTCTGTCCGGCGATCGACAGCGATGACATCAATGCCCGTCAAGGCCAAGGTGTCTGCCCCCAGGGGGTCAGCCAGCCGGAGCCGGTCCAGGTGCTGCGATCGCCACTGCACCCAGGATTGTCCCCCCCAGGGCAAAGGCCAAGGGAACCCCCCGGTATCCAGTGCCGGGGATGCCTCATCGGTGGGGAAGACCCAGGCAACCCTGGCCAGCCAGTGCCCAGCCCGCAGTGCTGCCTGGTGGGCCGCTAGGGTTGCCCCCACCACCACCACGTCATAGTCATACATGAGCTAGTGCGATATTGAGTGCGCTATGGGGCTACCCACTTAAGGCGAAAACGTGGGGCGCTCCGCGCCCCCAGATCCCATTAATCCTGTCCCGTTTTAAGGAGAAGCCCCGATATTGAGGGCGAGGGAGCATCCCAGTTTGGCAACTCCCTCATCCCCCAGCCCCGTCTCCCAGGGCGGGAGAAGGGGAGCCAGAATGTTCAAAGTCCCTCTCCCTTTCTGGGAGAGGGATTTAGGGTGAGGGCAGCCAACGCGGGATGCATCCGAGGGAGATCGAGGTATGGCATCGAGGCATGGGATCCAGTTAAGTGACCGATTGCATGGCTGCATCCAGAACCACCTGCTGGAACTGAATCACATCCCGGCGGGGATCGACATGGCTCACCCGCAGATGAATTTGATCCCCCAGGCGCACCGTGCGGTCAAAGCGAGTCGCCAACTCTAAGCCCAAATCCTCCAACAGAATCAGCGCCAGGTTTTCATGCTCCCGCAGCCACCGCAGCACCAAGGCAGGCCACACCTGATTGCCCTGACGACGGAGATATTCCAGCCCCCAATAGCGGTTGGTTTGGCGCTCCACCAGGGTGGCCTCATAGGAGGTGCTGCTGGCACTGACCAGCAATTCCTGCATTTTTTCCGGGGTAAAGGGCAGACTGTCACCCCGCAGGTGAGCCTTAATTTGGAAATGGGCCAGAAAATCACTATAGCGACGGATGGGGGAAGTCACCTGGGTGTAGGTGGCCAGCCCCAAACTGGCATGGCGGGCGGGGGTGAGGCTCACCTCACTGCGGGGCATACAGCGACGAATGGCACAGTCCCGCACCGGACCGGGGGGCAGTAAAGCCAACTCGTCATCCGGGGGCAGTTCCGGCTGGGGCTGATGGCGGAAGGGCAAGGCCAAGTCATGGGTTTGGCCATAGTGCCCCGCCACTTCTCCGGCCAAAATCATCATTTCTGCCACCAACTGCCGGGAAGCCGACTCCTCCAGCACATCGATGGTGATTTCCTCGGCATCGGACACCTTAATGGAGGCTTCCGGCATCCGAATGGTGATCGATCCCTGGGACTCTCGCCATTGTTGGCGACGGACGGCCCATTTATGCAAGGTGCCTAGCTCGGCCTCGGCTTGAATCCCCAACTCCAGCATTTCATCCACATCCTCATAGGTAAGGCGATAGGTGGGCTGAACTGTACTGGGGACAATGCAATAGTCCTCGACGGCACCGCTGTCGGTCAGAATGACCCCAAAGCTGAGGGCACCACAGCGTTTACCCTGAATCAAGCTCATGGGTCCGGTGGCCAGATCCTTAGGGAACATGGGCACCATGCCGGTGGGCAAATAGAGGGTCGTGCTGCGACGGCGAGCCTCCAGATCTAAGGCATCTTCAGGGGAAACCCAACGGGTGGGGTCAGCAATGTGGATCCACAAACGTTCTTGACCGGAGTCTAAGACCTCCACGCTTAAACCATCGTCAATTTCCTGGGTGCTCTCATCGTCAATGGTGTAGGTCTTGAGGTGGCTGAGGTCCCGCCGATCGCCATCGGGATCAACGGGGGGATTCTGCAACAAGGAGTGGGTCACATCGAGCACCTTTTGGGCAAAGTGGATGGAAATTTGACTGCGGCGCAGAAATAAGTTCTCATGAACATCCCAGAGTCCCAGATCGATCAACAGTTGCAAGGCCGCTTCTGGGGTATCCGATCGCTGCAAGGATGTCAGCAATTCGCTAGCCGGTGCCCGGTGCTTAGCCTCCGCGCCAAAGGTGGCCAAGTTCTCTAAGGAGTCCAACCAAGGACGATCGTCGTCATCCCAGGCGGGGCGATCGGTTCCCGGCTGGGGATCCGCTGTCCAAGCCATGGCTTGGGCGACCCGTTGGGTAAAGACCTGCCACTGCACCTGGCGCTGGGTTTCCACCTCCTGTTGATGCCTGAGTTCGGTCACCTGGGCCAGGGATCGGGGTTCGTAGCTATCTTTGCGTTGCTTAAAGTAGAGCTTATCTTCCGATAGTAAATAGTGGGCTGCATAACAATGCTCCGGTTCCTGGGCGGAGAACAACAGCAACGCTAAGTCTAAAGGCGTTGTCGGTGTCCCCTCTTCCACCAGAAATTCCCAGGCCACTTCCAAGGCAGACTCATCTAAATAGGGTTCCAGGGCTGCCCGAAACTTAGCAATCTGCTCCGGGCGATAGCTCTGGCCCTGTACTTCATAGGCAATTTGACGGGGGTGTAAGGTGTGAGACTGTCCCCGCTCATCGATCGCAATCCAATGTTTTTTACCCTCAGGACGATCCAAGACCGCAAGCCGTCGATCGGCTCCCTGGCGAAACTCAATCAGGGTTCCCTTATCCACCCGCCGTGACTCAACTTTTTTTACAAAACCACCAGTAGTCTCCCCCAAACCATCCCCAGGCTTACCACAGTACGGAGTTCGCCTTGACGGTTGGGTGGGGTTCCCAGGAACTGATCAGCCCCGAACCCGCAACCTCCACCCTGCCAGGATGACCGTTGGGGTTCTGGAGTAATTCAGGGAATTTCTCTAGAAAAACCAGACCTAGAAAAACCAGACCCAGAAGAACCAGACCTAGAAAAACGGGTATCAACTTAAGCCGGGACAGTGGGGCGCTCCGCGCCCCACTGTCCCGTTAATCTTGTCCCGCTTTAAGCGGGAACCCGAAAAACCAGACCCAGAAAAACCAGAAGAAAGCTAGACCGTAAGCCCCTTTCTTCCCCGTTCTCCATCAATCCCCTGTCTATGCTTGCATGTCCCTCGACACTTTGAAAACCTCTTAGCTCACAATGCCCGACCACTGCACCTTCTTTTCCCCTGTACGGCGATAGGAGAAAAAATGCTGCGGCTCTTGATAGGTGCAATGGGGAGCAACGGAGATCTGGGCCGGATCAATCCCCAACGCCGCCAATTGTAAGCAGTTGACCCGACGCACATCTAAACGCACCCGATCGGGATCGGGATCGCTCAACAGGGGAGAGTCAGATAAATCCTGTAACTGAGCCAGCACCTCGCCATCACTGAGATCCGATCCCACCAGAGAACGGCCCACCGCCACCGCCACCGTCCGTTCCACCTGGTAGACCTCACCCCCAATGGCCGGACCCAGGGCAATACGGAGATGGGACAATTGGCTACCCTGGTTCTGAAACTGCTGGATGGCCAGGGGCACAATGCGAGCCGCCGTACCGCGCCACCCGGCATGAACGGCAGCGGTTCGCCCTGTTTTAGCATCCCCAATTAACACCGGGGTACAGTCTGCCGTGGCCACCCACACCGCTTCCTGGGGTCCCGTCGTCACCAAACCGTCCCCCCGATCCAATGGTCCCCGATGTTCCATCATCTGTGCCCCCAATGCACCCTGGATGGCGTGGGTATCTAGGGTACGCAACACCTGGTTGCCATGAACCTGCTGGAGACGATAGACCGCTGCGGTGGAATCCAAGACTTCCACCATATCTGTGGGACTACGGGGCCACCATTGGTGGGTAAAAAAACCATGGGTCCAAGCATCCAAAATGCTACACCGCAGGTAGGGCAACCGATTCCACTCTTCCCAATACCAAGTTTGCATAGTGATTTCACTCAGCGTTGCGCTCATGGTCTGATGATCAACCGCCCCCCATTAATTCGGTCATGCGGTCATGCGGTCATGCGGTCATGCACTCATACGGTGATGCACTCATGCACTGACGCAATAGGCGATCGCTGATGCAGCGGGAGCCTGCCCTTAGACTAGTCGGAACACCGACCCATTCCTCCCCGACCCCCCGGATTTTGGCCAGGGTTTCAGACAGCGGGATTAGGGTACATTCCAGGGTGCTTACGGGGAGGGGGGGACAGGGAAAACATCAAATACTCCCCCAGCAACAGGCCAAAATCATGGGCAAGCCCTGGGCAGTTTCAGCATAGATCCCAGGGTCACCTAGATTGCCTGGGGGGGATTGTCAACTTACCACAAGGCTGGGATAGGCGTATCGGCTCCCCCTGACTCTGCGCTGGCTGGGCCAGACTGGGTTGGGGTTGAGTCGCCTGCGGTTCCATCTGGGTTAGCCGCAGAATTAACGGAAGCGGAGGGTGCGGAATCCCCAGCGGCGGTGGGTTGTTCCCCAGCACTAGGAACCGATGCCGGTGCTTGGGCGGTGGGGGTATCCGGCAATTGGTTAGATACCGTTTCAATGACAGATAGAGGCTGGGCCGCAGGGGATCCCGGTGCGGGGGGTCCATACAGGTCGCCTTCGGCGGTGGCTGGGGTAGAGCCAGCGGGAGTATCCCCCCCTAAGGTTTGGCCCGTTGCTGGGGGAGTATTTATAGTTGCCGGGTCTGCGTTATCTTCTGGGTTACTTCCCCCTGTGAAAAAGGAGAAAATGCGGTTGAGACGATCGCCAACAGTAACATCGCCAACAGTAACATCGGGTTCGGCAGCATCGGGTTCAGCAGCAGCATCGGGTTCGGCAGCACCCGGATCGTTGGAGCGGTTAGCTTCTGGGGTCAGATCCGAGGTTGAAGTGTTGTCGCCATCGGCTTGTAAGTATTCCACCACGCGATCGGCCCCAATAAAGGCCGCACTGGCAGCAACGGCAACGAGAAAGACGGTAATCCACTGCAACATAAGTTGACCTCACTACGGAGGGTAGGGTTAAACGACTAGAGGGGTTGAGCGTAGGGCCAGACCTGGGGCGATTTGGGGCGACCTGGGGTGACCTGGGACTGAGAAGTAGCAAGCCCCATCAACAGGGCGATCGTTCGGGGGCTTGCTCCAAAACCGCGACGCTAATATGCCCTGTCTAATATGCCCTGTCTAACATGCCCTATGTCCAGGGTGCCTTGTTGCCTCCCCATCCACAAGGGACAACGGCGATCGATCGCCCCAAGGACCCTGCTCAAGGATCCTACTGAACCAACGGCTTACCCCGATCACCCCCTAGACTCAGCCCTAGGATGACCAGAGACCCCCAGGGGAAGTTACCCCAGATTGTGGGTGCCCGATCGGGTATGGCAGGTTTTGTTTTACAGGTTTTGTTTTACAGGTTTTGTTTTACAGGTCTGGTTTTACAGGTCTGGTTTTACAGGTCTAATGTCAACACCCCATCAAATCTTAATCTAGACAGCCTGAACCGCTGGGGGGATCAGAGCGCCATGGGACGGCCAGAGTTACCTAAAAGCCCCAGGGGACAAGGATTCCCCAGGATGCCCTGAGGCAGCGGCCCAGGGCCGCTGCCCTGACAGGGGTACCAAACTTTCTGCCCAAACCCCAGAAATGTCCGGACATAGGGACTAAGGTTAAGTTTTGATTAAAGGAGATAAAAAGGGGGATGGGTGGGCAGCCCAAATCAGCCCTAAATCATTGCCACAGCCACCGGAGAGTAGGACTGACCACCGGCACCAGTCTCTAAACCTATGGCCAAACCCTGGGGCGGACTGACTTTAACCCACAGGTCCGACGACTAAACAATCTGCCCCGTCAAGACAATGGGGTTGGCCAATCTCCAAGGCACAGTCAATCTCTAAGCCCAACGCATCTAGTGGCAACGCATCTAGTGGCAACGCATCTAGTGGCAACACAGTGGTCTTACCTAGATTATAGGTCGATATTATGGGCCGATCGATTATCGGCAGAACCGTATCTAATTCTACGACATCAACTCCCCACGGTCATAGATACTAATGGGTAGCCTGATCCCCCCCACCCACCAGGGTGTTGTTCCCCTTGCTGACAGAGGTTGAGTACTCCATGATCGATTCCTTTTGGTTACTGATCTCCTCTGGTCTGATCTTTATGATGCAGCCCGGCTTTATGTGTTTAGAAGCCGGGTTGATCCGTGCCAAAAATAGCACCAATGTCGCGATTAAAAATTTTGTAGATTTTGGGATCTCGGTGCTGCTGTTTTGGGCGATCGGCTACGGCTTGATGTTTGGCACCACCCACCAGGGCTGGATTGGCACCAATAATTTCTTAATGCCCTTAGAAGTAAACCCAGAGCGAGCCAGCTTTTTTATTTTCCAGGTCATGTTTTGCAGCACCGCCATTACGATCATTTCCGGGGCGGTGGCAGAGCGCTTGCGTTTTCCGGCTTATCTCCTCATTACCTGCGTCACCTCTGGTTTGATCTATCCCATCTTTGGCCATTGGGCCTGGAATGGTTTTGCCACGCCCTTACACACTGGCTGGTTACGGCACCTGGGTTTTGTGGACTTTTCCGGCTCCACCGTGGTTCATAGTATTGGCGGTTGGGTCGCCCTAGCTGCCCTGTTGGTGCTGGGACCGCGCCAAGGCCGTTTTCCCCCCCATAGCCCTGCCCAGATCATTCCTGCCTCGAACCTTCCCCTATCGGTGTTGGGGACGTTTTTAATTTGGGTAGGGTGGCTAGGGTTTAACGGGGGCAATACCTTGATGTTTGACGATCGCGTGGCGGGCATCCTGGGCCATACAGTCATGGCGGGGGCAACGGGAATGATCGTGGCCCTAGTCCTGGGGTGGTGGCTGCGGGGTGCCCCCGATGTACCCATGCTGATCAATGGTTCCCTGGGGGGACTGGTGGGTGTTACCGCCTCCTGTCATGTGATCACCACGGCCCAATCGGTCATTATTGGGGCCGTGGCGGCGGCGATCGTCGTGGCCTGCGATCGCTTTCTGGAATCCCTACGCATTGATGATGCCGTGGGAGCCGTCGCCGTCCATACCGGAGCTGGCATCTGGGGTACCTTAGCCGTGGCTCTATTTGGCAACTTAGAGCTGATGGGCCTGGATATGAGCCGTTGGCAACATCTCCAAGTGCAACTGCTGGGCATCGCCACAGCTTTCCTCTGGGGGTTTGTCTTGCCCTACCTCCTCTTTCGCACCATTAATACTTGGTTCCCCTTTCGCGTCTCCGCAGCCCAAGAGGAATCCGGTCTCAATAGTTCCGAGCACAATATCCGGGAAGAGATTCAGGACCTATTCCAGGTGATGGAACGGCAAGCCCAAGCCCAGGACTTGAGCCTGCGGGTGCCGGTGGAACCTTTTACGGAAGTGGGGCGCATTGCCCAACGCTATAACCAGGTTATGGATGCCTTACAAGAGGCAATTTTGCGCACAGAAGCCATTGTCAACACCGCTGCCGATGCCATCCTCACCTTCCGGGAGTCAGACTTACAAATCCTCAGCGCCAACCCCAGTGCCAGTCAGATTTTCGGGCGATCGATTCCAGACCTCTGTAGCCTCACCCTCCGGGATCTGATCGCCGATAACAGTCGCTTGCCAACGTCAATGATAGAGTCGATCGCGGTAGCAAATACGGGACAGAGCTGTAACATTTATCAAGAATTTCAAGGCCAGCAGGTGGATGGCCAGGGGGTTCCCCTAGAAGGCAGTATGGCCAAGGCGACCTTGGGCGATCGATCCTTTTTAACCGGCATTTTTCGGGACATTTCAGAGCGGAAACAGGCCGAAACTCAAATGCAGTCCCTCATGGCCCAGCTTCAGCACACATCCCTCGCCCTCCAAAACAAGAATCAAGATCTTGAAACCGCCATGCATCGCTTGCAGCGCACCCAAGCCCAACTGGTGCAACAGGAAAAAATGGCTAGTCTCGAAAAAATGGTGGGGGGCATTGCCCACGAATTTAATAATCCTGTCAACTATATTTTTGGTAACTTAGTCCATTTACAGCAGTACGCCCACGATCTGCTCAACTTGCTGCAATCCTACCAAAACCACTTTCCCAACCCCGGCCCAGCCATTCAACAACAGATGGAGACCATCGATCTAGACTTCGTGCAAGACGACTTGCCCAAAATTCTCCATTCCATTCAACAGGGGGCGATCCGCATCCGAGATATCGTACAATCCCTGAGAATCTTTTCCCGATTGGATGAGGCTAGTCTCAAGCGAGTAGACCTCCACAGTGGCTTAGACAGTACCCTACTCCTGCTCCAGGGTCGGTTGCGGGGCAGTGGCGGATTCCCCAGCATTGAAGTCCGCAAAACCTATGAACCCGTACCTCTGGTGGAATGTTATGCCGGCTCTCTGGGGATCACGCCGAAGACTGTTAAATATGATACCATTTGAATGAAGGGTTGTTATTGGAATCCTGTCTGTACAAAGCTTTTACGGATCATTACCCAAGCTTATCAGCCTCATTCCCAGAGAGCCGTTATGCCAAAGAACTGAACCAGGTTTGTTTGCATATTTTGAGCAATGCCATTGATGCCCTCTATGAGGCTATGGTTATCAACCAGGCCAAAGGCATCGATTTTCATCCCGCCATTGACATCAAAATTCTAGCGATATCTGATCAGGAGCGAGTGTCTATTCAAATCCATAATAATGGCCCAGAAATTCCCCAAAATATTCAATCTAAACTCTTTGATCCGTTCTTCACCACTAAACCGGTGGGACAAGGTGTGGGATTGGGTCTAGCGGAAAGTTATAAAATCATTGTTGATCAACATGGGGGTGATCTATGGTGCCAATCATCTCCCCATGGCACCACCTTTAGCCTCTCCATTCCCATCACCCAAGCTGCCTATCTAAAGTCATGACGATGAAGGCTTACCGCTTACAGCAAGACAAGACTAACGGGACAGTGGGGCACGGATCGCCCCACTGTCCCGGATTAAGTTGATACCCAAGATGAACCCATAACCACCGTCTGGAGCCAGTCTAAAACCCAAGTGTTGACCCGATCGGGACACTCATCTTGTAAACAATGGCCTGCCCCGTCCACCATGATCAATTGCAGGCGGGGGTTTAAAGCTCCACAACGGGCCGCTAATAGGGGAGGCACCAGACGATCAGCCTGACCCCACAGCAACAAGAGGGGCACCTGTAACTGGGGCAACACCTGCTTGGCGCGATAGGGCGGGGGAACCTGGGCCATCCCACGGCTGATAAACCGTAACGCTTGGGCAGCATGGCGATCGCGGGCCGGTGCCGACACCATCTGCTGCAACCCCTCATCCACCACCGCCGTCTCCCCATAGGCACTGGCCAAGGCAGGGTAAAGAATACGGGGCGATCGCACCAACGCCAACAGTGGGTTAATCAACCATGGCCCGGTGAGCGCCAGTTGCATAGCCTGACCCAAGGGTCGCCCCCAACGCTGCAAACCCCGCATCAGTTTGGTGACCATTACTGGTAAATCCGGCAACAGCACCGAGTTATCGGGCAAATTCACCCAAACTAATCCCCTGACCATGGCCGGAGCCTGAACCGCCACCGTCATCGCCACCACCGAACCCAGGGAATTGCCCACCAGCACCACCGGCTCCCCCACAAAGGTACGCCAAAAGTCTTGCACCATCTCTCCCCAGAACACTGGGCTATAGGGGGCCGCAGCCTTTTGGGATGCCCCAAACCCCAACAAGTCCAAGGCATAAACCGTGGTGTATTGACCCCAGACCGGGAGGTTCTGTCGCCAATGATAGGAACTCGCCCCAAACCCATGGAGACAGATCAAGGGAGGGTAAAGCGGGGACCCCGATTCCGGGGGGCGATCGGGACTGAGGGTGCAGTAGGACACCTGCCATCCCCGCCAATACCAGTCCCGCATCTGGGGCATCATCGGGGAAGAGGGGGGTAATGCAGTCATAGGGAAAAACTAAGTCCTAGCAGGAGAGGGACAGGGGGGCACATGTCAGGGTTGGGGGGGTGCATCGTAGGGGCGAAGCATGGGCGGCAAAACTTGGGGCGATCACCCAGAGAATACCTGCGCCCATGCTTCGCCCGTACCCAAAATGGGGGCATTGACCTCCCCTGATTTCAATCCGATCCTGCCCCCCCAATGACGAGATGCGCCCGGGACAGGGTTCCCGCTTCAAGCGGGACAAGATTAATGGAATAGTGGGGCGCGGAGCGCCCCACTGTCCCGGCTTAAGTGGATACCCGAGGGACAGGTCTATTTTAAGTTCCGTTTTAAGTTCCGTTTTAAGTTCCGTTTTAAGTTCCGTTTTAAGTTCCGTTTTAAATTCCGTTTTAAATTCCGTTTTAAATTCCGGGCACCTCGAAAAATCCAAATTCTCGCCCCTGTGCCAACGCAAGAATAGGGGTTGTGGCGGGCGGCGAAGCCGCCCAACCCAATTAATCGAGGTGCCCTTCCGTTTTAAATTCCGTAACAATTCTGAGGGGAACGGGGAAAAATGATGGGCTAGATGGCTGAAATAGGGCAAGATTAACCTTAAGGTAACCTTGACTGGGCTGATCCATGGCCTAAGTTAAGAATCCGGGGAGAACTACTCCAGGCGGGGCTACCCTTCACCCCGCCCCACATCTAGACAGTAGACCTGATGGCACCCCCCAGGCAACAGAGGCATACCCCTAGGGCGGCAAACAGTCTAATCATGGAAAACAACCCAGAATTTGGGTTTAAAGCGATCATTAGGCTGGTATTAGACCGATCGAAATCATAGCTCCTACGGTAGCTTTTTGTAACGATTCGACACCGAGAGTTCTAGCCCCCAACCCTTACCTCCCTGGTCCATGAACACACCTGAGTCTGTTGATCCCATCACCCTCCTACACCAAGACGTAAACCTCTGGAACCAGTGGCGTGAGCAAAACCTAGACACCAAAATTAGTCTGCGGGGTTTGGATTTACATGGTCTACACCTGATTCGCGCCAACTTCAATGGCTTAAATTTGACCGGGGTAGACCTCAGTGATGCCGATCTCAGTGGAGCCAGCCTCATTGGAACCAACCTACGGCGAGCCGATCTCTCAGGGGCCAAACTCATTGGCTGTAGTTTAGTGGGGGCAAAGCTAATCGGTGCCGACCTGAGCCATGCCAACTTAGTGGCATCCAAGCTCATCAGCGCCCAACTGGTGGGGGCAGACTTGAGTGATGCTAACCTTAGTAACGCTAATTTACGCAAAGCGGATCTATTGGGGGCAGAACTGCGGGATACCCAGTGCCACCAGGCGGACTTTACGGAAGCAGACTTAACCCGTGCCTGCTTAGGAAATGCCGATCTCCAGGAGGCTATTTTTAAGCATACTAATTTGACGCGGGCCAGTTTTAATGGGGCCAAACTGAAGGGGGTGGATCTGCGGCACTCCCTGTTAACGGATGCAGCCCTGGGCCATGCCTACTTAGTGGGGGCCATTATGAATCAAACCGTTCTCCAGACAACCCACCTCAATCCCGACTTACTCAGGGGTGTGGTCATTCAAGACACCTAGGGCAACGGGGCTAGCAACTTAAAGCGGAAACCCAGTTACAGGAGGGGTGGCCGGGTCGAGACAGGGTTAAAACAGAGTCAGACCCTAGGGCTTACCGCTTACAGCGGGACAAGATTAACGGGACAGTGGTAATTATTCAGGGGTCCACAGGAGAATGAGGGTTTCAGGCTCTAGACAACAGACCTTAGGCGATGTGAGAGGGGCCATTTCACTGGGGTGGGTTCACCGATTTTGGTAGGGGCAATCCCCCCGTGGTTGCCCCGGTTGTGGGTCGCCAAGAGGGTCGGCACGGGGGCGAGAACCCTACCCGAGGTCAATTGTTCCAAGGTGAAATGCACCCCGTTGATCCGGCTCTGACCGGAGATCGTGGGGCTGAAACCCGACTCATTTCCCCCTGAATAGTTACGGGACAGTGGGGCGCTCCGCGCCCCGCTGTCCCGGATTAAGTTGATACCCGACTAGGGGACTAGAACACACAAAACCAGAACACACAAAACTAGAACACACAAAACCAGAACACACAAAACCAAGTCCTTTAGTCTTGGCCATAGGGTTGACGATCGCGATCTAAGCGAAACATCAACACCCCTAACGGGGGCAAACATAAATCCAAAGAATAGGGGTGATTGTGGAACGGCCATTCCTCCGCCCATTTGCCCCCCAAATTGCCCATATTACTGCCCCCATATTCCCGCGCATCACTGTTAAACAGTTCCGTATAAAAGCCAAATTCCGGAACTCCAATGCGGTAGTGGGCATGGGGCTGGGGCGTAAAGTTACAAACCACCACCCCAAAGTCCTGGGGATCGGCCCCCCGCCGGAGAAACGAAATGACACTGTGGCGGTTGTCACTACAATCAATCCAGTCAAACCCCGATTCCTGGAAATCCTGGCTATACAGGGCCGGTTGACTGCGGTACAGGTGATTCAGATCCTGAAGAAAACGTTTCAACTGGTGATGTAAGGGATC
This window contains:
- a CDS encoding FAD-dependent oxidoreductase; translation: MYDYDVVVVGATLAAHQAALRAGHWLARVAWVFPTDEASPALDTGGFPWPLPWGGQSWVQWRSQHLDRLRLADPLGADTLALTGIDVIAVDRRTETLEFHGNSPLGLRVGQRLLRSRRYLLALGSIPQIPALPGLETVSPFTAQGLLQDPPPDLPQSWIMVGSSPQTLAWAACLQGWGCQVTLTVATTHLLPQEDPDISAHYQHHWEAQGIRVITGNPALRVESHPQGVRVVGQQQSPIAQALWLDGSAVASATGASATVASATVASATVASATVVSPDIYGQGDRTPDRLQPWIQRGSHSPIPVNGYLQTPHPQIYACGARLGGYDLPLLAVQEGAIALDHALNQSHRPMDYAHLPYTLPLPLPLVRVGLTEPQSQRYRSLGPMTSLMAHCQDPLTGLPQMAKVILNRRGKIVGFHGCGRDLVPLLALMTGAIAQGTPLPALLTQAADPWSFAVLTDWQQQWQHLQFQRHPRQEMALRWFFNWKRTGHV
- a CDS encoding ribonuclease catalytic domain-containing protein codes for the protein MDKGTLIEFRQGADRRLAVLDRPEGKKHWIAIDERGQSHTLHPRQIAYEVQGQSYRPEQIAKFRAALEPYLDESALEVAWEFLVEEGTPTTPLDLALLLFSAQEPEHCYAAHYLLSEDKLYFKQRKDSYEPRSLAQVTELRHQQEVETQRQVQWQVFTQRVAQAMAWTADPQPGTDRPAWDDDDRPWLDSLENLATFGAEAKHRAPASELLTSLQRSDTPEAALQLLIDLGLWDVHENLFLRRSQISIHFAQKVLDVTHSLLQNPPVDPDGDRRDLSHLKTYTIDDESTQEIDDGLSVEVLDSGQERLWIHIADPTRWVSPEDALDLEARRRSTTLYLPTGMVPMFPKDLATGPMSLIQGKRCGALSFGVILTDSGAVEDYCIVPSTVQPTYRLTYEDVDEMLELGIQAEAELGTLHKWAVRRQQWRESQGSITIRMPEASIKVSDAEEITIDVLEESASRQLVAEMMILAGEVAGHYGQTHDLALPFRHQPQPELPPDDELALLPPGPVRDCAIRRCMPRSEVSLTPARHASLGLATYTQVTSPIRRYSDFLAHFQIKAHLRGDSLPFTPEKMQELLVSASSTSYEATLVERQTNRYWGLEYLRRQGNQVWPALVLRWLREHENLALILLEDLGLELATRFDRTVRLGDQIHLRVSHVDPRRDVIQFQQVVLDAAMQSVT
- the pgeF gene encoding peptidoglycan editing factor PgeF translates to MQTWYWEEWNRLPYLRCSILDAWTHGFFTHQWWPRSPTDMVEVLDSTAAVYRLQQVHGNQVLRTLDTHAIQGALGAQMMEHRGPLDRGDGLVTTGPQEAVWVATADCTPVLIGDAKTGRTAAVHAGWRGTAARIVPLAIQQFQNQGSQLSHLRIALGPAIGGEVYQVERTVAVAVGRSLVGSDLSDGEVLAQLQDLSDSPLLSDPDPDRVRLDVRRVNCLQLAALGIDPAQISVAPHCTYQEPQHFFSYRRTGEKKVQWSGIVS
- the amt gene encoding ammonium transporter, whose amino-acid sequence is MIDSFWLLISSGLIFMMQPGFMCLEAGLIRAKNSTNVAIKNFVDFGISVLLFWAIGYGLMFGTTHQGWIGTNNFLMPLEVNPERASFFIFQVMFCSTAITIISGAVAERLRFPAYLLITCVTSGLIYPIFGHWAWNGFATPLHTGWLRHLGFVDFSGSTVVHSIGGWVALAALLVLGPRQGRFPPHSPAQIIPASNLPLSVLGTFLIWVGWLGFNGGNTLMFDDRVAGILGHTVMAGATGMIVALVLGWWLRGAPDVPMLINGSLGGLVGVTASCHVITTAQSVIIGAVAAAIVVACDRFLESLRIDDAVGAVAVHTGAGIWGTLAVALFGNLELMGLDMSRWQHLQVQLLGIATAFLWGFVLPYLLFRTINTWFPFRVSAAQEESGLNSSEHNIREEIQDLFQVMERQAQAQDLSLRVPVEPFTEVGRIAQRYNQVMDALQEAILRTEAIVNTAADAILTFRESDLQILSANPSASQIFGRSIPDLCSLTLRDLIADNSRLPTSMIESIAVANTGQSCNIYQEFQGQQVDGQGVPLEGSMAKATLGDRSFLTGIFRDISERKQAETQMQSLMAQLQHTSLALQNKNQDLETAMHRLQRTQAQLVQQEKMASLEKMVGGIAHEFNNPVNYIFGNLVHLQQYAHDLLNLLQSYQNHFPNPGPAIQQQMETIDLDFVQDDLPKILHSIQQGAIRIRDIVQSLRIFSRLDEASLKRVDLHSGLDSTLLLLQGRLRGSGGFPSIEVRKTYEPVPLVECYAGSLGITPKTVKYDTI
- a CDS encoding sensor histidine kinase — translated: MNEGLLLESCLYKAFTDHYPSLSASFPESRYAKELNQVCLHILSNAIDALYEAMVINQAKGIDFHPAIDIKILAISDQERVSIQIHNNGPEIPQNIQSKLFDPFFTTKPVGQGVGLGLAESYKIIVDQHGGDLWCQSSPHGTTFSLSIPITQAAYLKS